GGGAGCTTCTCGACCTTGTGCTGGCGCAGCAGGCTCAGCGCGTCGTCCTTGCTGACCCCGACCGGCGCGGTGACCAGCGGCGTACGGGTCATGATCTCGCGAACCGGGGTGGCCGGGTCGGAGACGAAACGCATGTCGCGGTTGGTGACGATACCGACCAACTGGCCGTCGCCGTCCACCACCGGCACACCGGAGATGCGGTACCGCCCGCACAGCGAGTCGACGTCCTGCAGGGTGTCGTCCGGGCTGGCGGTCACCGGATTGGTGATCATACCGGACTCCGAGCGCTTCACCAGGTCGACCTGGAACGCCTGGTCCTCCACGGAGAGGTTGCGGTGCAGCACACCGATGCCGCCCTGGCGGGCCATGGCGATCGCCATCCGCGCCTCGGTCACCGTGTCCATCGCGCTGGACAGCAGCGGAACGGAGAGCGTGACGTTGCGGGTCAGCCGGGTGACGGTGTTGACCCGGCTGGGCACCACGTCCGACTCGCCCGGCTGGAGCAGCACGTCGTCGAAGGTCAGCCCGAGCGGCACCACCCGCGCCGAGCCGGCGGGTAGCTCCGGCAGGTGACCACCCAGCTCGCCGTTGTCGGCGCCGGTCGGTTGAGCGGTGCTGGGCGAAATTTCCACGATTGCTCCCCTGAGCTGCTCGGACGGGCTTCAACGCGGTGGCGCGGGGCGGGCACCGGCGCACGCCGGGTGACGGCGCGTCGTCCCATCGTACCCAGTGACCTGGCCCGTCCCCGCGACGGCGGGCAGGCCACACGGCACCCGGGGGGCGGGCGTCGGCGGGATGTTGGGTCTACGGTGAGGGGGTGCACGACGAGCCCATCGACCCGTTCAACGGCGACCCGGCCGATCCGGCAGCTGGCCTGCATCCCACCGGCGACGAGCCACTCGACCCACTGACCGACGTCGAGCGGCAGGACGTGCTGGAGGACCTGGCCGATCTGGAGATCTACCAGGCGTTGCTGACACCGATCGGGGTGCGCGGGCTGGTCATCGAATGTGAGGACTGCCGCGAGCCGCACTACTTCGACTGGGATCTACTCCGCGGGAACCTGCGTCACCTGCTCACGTCCGGCCGCCCCCGGGTACACGAGCCGGCGTACGATCCTGACCCGGATCGCTACGTCACCTGGGACTACGCCCGGGGCTACGCCGACGGGGTGCACGACACGCTGAGCGAGGACGCCGACGACGAGCCCGGCGCCGATCACTGAGCCCGCCTGATCACGCCGATCACCGGGCCCGCTGATCAGGCCGGCCGGATCGGTCACCACGGTCGATCGCGCCGGGAGGGCCGGCTCCGGGCGGCGGGCGCTCAGGCGACCAGCCCGGCGCGGAAGCCGGCGGCCACGGCATGAGCCCGGTCGCGCGCGCCGAGCTTGCGGAACAGACGCCGGGCGTGGGTCTTGACCGTGTCCTCGGAGACGAACAGCTCCCGCCCGATCTCGGCGTTGCTCTTGCCCTCCGCCATGCCCAGCAGCACCTGCAACTCGCGTTCGGTCAGCCCGACCGTCGGCCGCCCCTCCCGGGCGGCCGACGCGGTGTGCTGACCGCTCGCAGCCGCCTCCTCCGCTTCCCCGGCGGTCGGGTCGGCGGGGTCGTCGCCGCGCTGCACCGGCACCATCGCCGGATGTCCGCCCGTGCCGTCGGCGGCCCCGGCCGGCCAGGCCGGCGGCGAGTCGGCGGGCGCCCTACCGGGCGACGAAGAGCGGGCCGGCCCACCCACCGACGCCGCGTCCCGGGCGGGATCGGTGATCCGGTTCCGGCTGGCTCGCCCGGGGGCCGCGAGCAGCAGCAAGGCTTTCGCCACCGCGCTGGTGAGGTCGTGGTCGGTGCCCTGGATGAGTCCGCGGGCACCGGCGCTGATCGTCGCCGCGGCCGCCTCGGACTCCTCGGCGCCGAGGAGCAGCACCGCGGCCTGCGGCGCCCGGGCAAGGACCCGCCGGACGAACCCGGCACTGTCCGGCCGGGTGAGCGCCGTGTCGGCGAGTACCACGTCGGCGGGACGTTCCGCCAGCCGCAGCATCACCTCGGGGTCGGAGACCGCGGTCCGCACCGCCCCGGACAGTCCCAGCCGCGCCGCCGCGGAGGTCAGGTGCTGTGCCGCCAAGGGCGTCCGAACGCACACGAGAACCGTACGCACAGTGGTCTCCTCTCCGCCAACGAGCAGACCATGAGCCGGTGACCTCGGGAGGAGGTTCCGGGCAATCTTCCGAACTTTTCCGACAGTTGGGGCATATGCCGCTGATTGTCCAAGGTTTGGATCACAGACGTGTGAGTCGCACCCGCCCCGGGTACCGGAACGTCGAGCCGGACACGGCGCGCCAGCGCGGACGCCGACCGCACGGGATCTCCGCGTACCGCGCGGAAGGAGGGTGCTGATGCCGAACGTACGCAGACTTCCCAGCCCCATCGTCGACCGCTGGGACTGGCAGCGCCTCGGCGCCTGCCGGGGCCAGGACAGCGCCCAGTTCTTCCACCCCGACGGCGAGCGGGGATCGTCCCGGCTGCGCCGGGAGTCAGGCGCGAAGGCGGTCTGCCGTGTCTGCCCGGTCCGGGCCGAGTGCGCGGCACACGCGCTCTCGGTCCGCGAACCGTACGGCGTGTGGGGCGGCTTCAGCGAGTTCGAGCGGCTGCGCCTACTCGCCGTCGGCTGGGAGGACCTGGCCGACCGCCGGCAGACTCGGGTCGACGTCGCCCGGCTGGAGGCCCGCCTGGGCCGACCGCACACGTCGACCGTTCCCAACCAGCGCAAAATCGCTTAAGCCCGACGGGAGACCACCGCGGTGTCGCGCCCGGACACCCGCAGGTCTGGATCGCGGCCCGGCCCGCGACCACCAGCACGGTCGTTTCGACTGGCGAGAGGGCCCGTGGGCGTCAGACCACGGTCACCCGGACCGTGTGCCACCCGGTCGCGCCGTCCGGTGCCACCGACGAGCGGCGGGCGGTCTGCGTCTCGCCCGTCGAGTCGGTGGCGCGGACCTCGAGTTTGTGCTCACCCACCGTCGCCTCCCACCGCCACGACCACTGCACCCAGGTGTCCACCGAGACCGTGGGAGCCAGCTCGGCCGTCCGCCACGGGCCCTCGTCCACCCGGACTTCGACCCGGCGAATACCACGGTGCTGGGCCCAGGCCACCCCGGCGACGACCACCGCGCCGACGGTCAGCCGGTTGCGAGGGCGCGGGGTGTCGATCCGCGACTGGGTCTTGACCGGACCCTGCGCCGACCAGCCGCGCGGCACCCAGTACGCGTCGAAGTCCGCGAAGCTGGTCAGCTCCAGCTCGCTGACCCACTTGCAGGCGGACACGTAGCCGTAGAGGCCGGGAACCACCATCCGGGCCGGGAAGCCGTGCTCGACCGGCAGCGGCTCGCCATTCATACCCACGGCCAGCAGGGCATCCCGCCCGTCACGCAACACCGCGGTCGGGGTGCCGCAGGTCCAGCCGTCGACGGAGCGCCCGACAACCTGGTCGGCCCCTTCCTCCGGGTCCGCCTCGTCGAGCAGTTCCCTCAGCGGCACACCAAGCCAGCTGGCGGTCCCGATCAGATCGCCGCCGACCTCGTTGGAAACGCAGGCGAGGGTGACGTACCGCTCCACCATCGGCCGAGCCAGCAGATCGTCGAACGTGAGGGTGATCGGGTTGCGCACCCGGCCGTGGATGCGCAACCGCCAGGTGGCCGGGTCCACCTGAGGCACCACCAGCGCGGTGTCGATCCGGTAGAAATCGGCGTTCGGGGTCACGAAGGACGCGAGCTGCGCGACGCCGAGATCGGCGCCGGCGGGAACGGCGGGTGCCGGGGACGCCGGTGACGGCAGGGCGACCGCGCCGCGGGCCACCGACACGCCCCGCCGGCTGGCCAGCCAGCGACCGCCGACACCGGCCACTCCGGCCGCCCCGAGCAGCAGCCCGGTGGCGGCGAGAAACCGCCGCCGCGACTCCGGATCCGGGGGTACGGTCTCCTCGGTGTCGCCGTGCGCGGCGACACCGAGGCGCTCCGGGCGGCCCGACGGGACCGGCCGCTCGGGGGGAACCGGGGGGACCCCAGGCGCCGCAAAACCGGTCGTGCCGGGAACGGCCGGTGCTGGCGGGGTGACAGCGGGCGGGGTGGGCGGAGACCAGGGCCAGGGGTCCAACTCCAGCGGACCGGCGATGAACGCCCAGAGCACCAGCGCGCCGAGGGCGCCACCGGCCAGCGCCGGCAGGGCGTCGGCGGCGTCCGCGCCAGCCCGGGTCAGCGCCGCCCCGACGCCCAGGGCGGTGAACGCCGCGACGCCGGCGAGGCCGTACGTCAGCCGACGCCGGGACACCACGCCGAGCAGCGCGGCGAACCCGGCCAGCAGCAGCGCCGTCCCCACCAACAGAGCGATCTTGTCGTACCTGCCGAAGACCGCGATGCCGACCCGCTTGAGCGGCTCGGGCACGGTGTCGACCACCAGCCCTCCGACGGCGACCAGCGGTGCCGCGCGAGGGCCGGTCAGCGCGGCCACGGGTTCCGCCGAGCCGATCGCCACCGCGGCGGCGGTCACCCCGGCGAGCGCGGCATGGCGGCGCGTCGTCGTCGTGCTCACGCCGGCCAGTCTTTCCGATCGGCGCGAGAGCCGGTAGGCCACGTCAGCATTCCGTAAGCACCACCGCGGAGAACGCGTCGGGGCGTGCCGCCGGACGGCGACACGCCCCGACCAGGCGTACGGCTCGGCTCAGAAGCCGGGACCGTGCTGGTGGCCGTGACCGTGCGAGTGGCCGTTGCCGCCCGCGGCCGGCTCCGGCTCCGCCGGCTTCTCCACCACGAGGCTCTCCGTGGTGAGCAACAGGCCGGCGATCGACGCGGCGTTGGCGACCGCGTTGCGGGTCACCTTCACCGGGTCCAGGACGCCGGCCTTGGCCAGGTCGACGTACTCGCCGGTGGCCGCGTTGAGGCCGTGCCCCCAACCCTTGCCGGCGACCTTCTGCACCACGACGTAGCCGTCGTGGCCGGCGTTCTGGGCGATCCAGCGCAGCGGTTCGACCAGCGCCTTACGCACGATCGACACGCCCACCTTCTCGTCACCGGTGAATCCGAGGTCGTCGTCGAGCACCGACAGGATCTGCACCAGGGCGGCGCCGCCACCGGGAACCGTGCCCTCCTCGACCGCGGCCTTGGTCGCGGCGATGGCGTCCTCGATGCGGTGCTTACGCTCCTTCATCTCGACCTCGGTCGCCGCGCCCACCTTGATGACGGCGATCCCACCGGAGAGCTTGGCCAGCCGCTCGGAGAGCTTCTCCCGGTCCCACTCGGAGTCCGAGGCCTCGATCTCCTTGCGAATCTGCGCGACCCGGTCGGCGACGTCGGCGGCCTGGCCGACGCCGTCGACGATCGTCGTGTTCTCCTTGTCGACCACCACCCGCCGGGCGGAGCCGAGCACCTCGAGGCCGACCTGGTCGAGCTTGTAGCCCAGCTCGGGCGCGACCAGCTCGGCGCCGGTGAGGATCGCGATGTCCTGGAGCATCGCCTTGCGGCGGTCACCGAAGCCGGGGGCCTTGACCGCGCACACCTTGATGGTCTTGCGGAGCGCGTTGACCACCAGGGTGGACAGCGCCTGACCCTCGACGTCCTCGGCGATGACGAGCAGCGGCTTGCTGTTCTGGAGGACCTTCTCCAGCAGCGGCAGCAGCTCTTCGATCGCCGAGATCTTCTGGGTGGTGATGAGGATGTACGGGTCCTCCAGGACCGACTCCTGCGCCTCCACGTCGGTGACGAAGTTCGGCGAGATGAAGCCCTTGTCGAACTGGAGCCCCTCGGTCACGTCCAGCTCGGTGGCGAGGGTGGAGCCCTCCTCGACGGTGATGACGCCGTCGCGGCCGACCTTCTCCATCGCCTCGGCGATCAGCTCACCGATCGTCGCGTCCTGCGCGGAGATGGTCGCGACGTGCGCGATCGCCTCCTTGTCAGCCACCTCGACGGCCTTGCCGAGCAACGCCTCGGAGACCTTGGTGGCCGCCGCGTCGACGCCCCGCTTGAGGCCGGACGGGTTGGCGCCGGCCGCGACGTTGCGCAGGCCCTCGCGGACCATCGCCTGGGCCAGCACGGTCGCGGTGGTGGTCCCGTCGCCGGCGACGTCGTTGGTCTTGGTCGCCACCTCCTTGACCAGCTGCGCGCCGAGGTTCTCGTACGGGTTGGTGAGCTCGATCTCCTTGGCGATCGTCACGCCGTCGTTGGTGATCGTGGGCGCACCAAACTTCTTGTCCAGAACGACGTTGCGCCCGCGGGGGCCGAGGGTCACCTTGACCGCGTCCGCGAGGGCGTTGACACCGTGCTCCAGCAGGTGCCGGGCGTCGTCCGAGAAGCTCAGGATCTTCGCCATCAATGTCCCTTCGAAGCGAGGTTGCCCCGGCCCGGCGAGCCGGACCGGGGCAACGACACTGCTCGGTTGCTTACTTCTCGATGATCGCGAGGACGTCGCGGGCGGAGAGCACCAGGTACTCCTCGCCGGCGTACTTGACCTCGGTGCCGCCGTACTTCGAGTAGAGGACGGTGTCGCCGACCTTGACGTCGAGCGGCACGCGGTTACCCTTGTCGTCGATCCGGCCCGGGCCGACAGCGAGGACGGTGCCCTCCTGCGGCTTCTCCTTGGCGGTGTCGGGGATCACGATGCCCGACGCCGTGGTGGTCTCAGCCTCGTTCGCCTGGACCACGATCCGGTCCTCGAGCGGCTTGATCGCAACCTTGGTCGCGGTAGTCACGGGCATACCCTCCTGGGGTACTGGTTTCGTTACCGACCGGCGAACCGGTCAGCTCAATCTGCCACATGCCACCGGGCGGGGCCGTCGTCGCGGGTGCCGGTCCGCCTGGCGTTCACCTCCCGGGCACCGGGCCCGGACGGTTGGCACCCTCAGGGTGAGAGTGCTAATCGCAGGTTATTCCTCGGCTAGCACTCCGTCAAGGAGAGTGCCAACTGGGATGCCCGACGCGTCGCCAGCGGAACGCCCGGCGTCACCCGGTACGCCTCGGCCGGCGAGGTGGTGGTCGACCGACACCTGATCCAGCGGCTGATGGCCCGGCGCCGGCCGGACGACCCGCTGGCCCGGCTGAGCCCGCACGAGCGCCGGGTCCTGACCCTGCTCGCCGAGGGGCTGTCCAACCTCGGCATCGCCGAGCGAATGAGTTGCCGGGTCGGCACGGTAGAGAAGCACCTCTCGGCGATCACCGGCAAGCTCGACCTGATCCCGGCGGACCCGGACGCGCGGCGCGGGATCAACGTGCGGGTCCGGGCGGCACTCGCCTTCCTCGGCGGCGCCGACGGGCCGTGAGCCCTCGGGACCTGGCCGGGGCGTCGGCGGCGTGTCGTCCACCCGGTTTTCCCACCCGGGTGGGGCCGGGACTCCCCGTGGGCCGGGCCGGGTCCGGACGGCAGCCTGTGAGCGGGTATCCACCTCGGACGAAAGGACCCGACATACGTCTTCCCCGTCTCCGCGCCCGCGCCGCGGCGCTGCTCCTGGCCAGCACCCTGCTGTCCGCACTGGGCATCACGGCCGCCGCCACGCCGGCCAGCGCCGGTCCGATCGGCTCCTGCGCCAACCTGGGATCGTTCACGCTGATGTTCCGCACCGGCGGCGACGACCTGCGGGGCAATTCGGAGGTCATCCCGCTGCTGCGCACCACCTTCGGCGACGTCGAACTGCAGCACGTGTGGGGTGGCTTCGGCAACAACTCCACCCACTACCGGACCGTCACGTTCTTCAACCCGAACTGGACGGTCAACTCCTGCACGGTGACCGGCGTCAAGCTGCGGATGATCTCACACCCGGAGTGGCACGAGGGCCCGGACAACTGGAATATGGACGGCTTCGCCCTGTACGGCTACAGCACCACCGGAAGCTACAAGTACTACCTGTCCGCCAGCGGCACTCCGGTCAAGCGGTTCACCGGCAGCGACCAGTGGTGGTCGACGCTCGGCTGATCCGGCCGGCGGGTGGCGGTCCCGGGGCCGCCACCCGCACGCCGTTACCCCGCCGGATCGGTGCCGGCGGCACGCGTTGAGTCAGGCCCGGCCAGCCCGGCGGGAACCGTCCGGTCCGTCCCACGCCCGTGGGACGACCACGCCCCCGACTCCCGCCGGCCCCGGGCTCGGCCGGAACAATGGCCGGGTGAACCTGGACCAGCTCGCCGCGTTGCGTACCCCCGAGGGCTCGGCCGCGCTCGCGGCGGCGGCCGAGGTGGCCGGCGGTGACCCGCTGGTCGCGGCGGAGGCACTCCGCTCGGCCGGGCTGCCGGCCGAGCTGGCCGCGGCGGCGCTCACCCAGGCCGAGCTGCGGCGGCGGGCAGTGGGCAAGTTCGGTCCGGCCGCCGCCGGCATGTTCTTCACCAGGACCGGCCTGGAGCAGGCCACCCGGGGGGTGGTGGCGCGGCGGCGCGCCGAGCGGCTGCGCACCGCCGGCGTGAGCACCCTGGCCGACCTCGGCTGCGGTCTCGGTGCCGACGCGCTCGCCGCCGCCCGGGCCGGCGTCCGGGTGTACGGGGTGGAGGCCGACCCGCTCACCGCCGCGTTGGCCGCCGCGAACGCCGAGGCGACCGGGCTCGCCGGGCAGTTCACCGTGGAGTGCGGGGACGCGACGGAGTTCGACGTGCGCCGGGTGGACGGAGTCTTCTGCGACCCCGCCCGCCGGGCGTCCGGGCGGCGGATCTTCGATCCGAACGCCTACTCCCCGCCGTGGGACTTCGTACTCTCGCTGGCCGAACGGATGTCGCGGACGGTGGTGAAGGTGGCGCCCGGCCTGGACCACGCGCTGATCCCGCCCGGCGCGGAGGCGGAGTGGGTGAGCGTCGACGGCGACCTGGTCGAAGCGGCGCTCTGGTGCGGTCAGCTGGCGCTGGTTCCCCGCCGCGCTACCGTCCTGAAGGAACGGCCCCCTCGGGACTCCGCCGATGGCGACGGGTTCCCTTTTCCCGCCGGGACGGCCGAGCTGACCGGCTCCGGTACGGTCGAGGCGACGGTCGGGCCGGTGCGGCGTTACCTGTACGACCCGGAGCCGGCCGTGGTCCGCGCGCACCTGGTGGCCGAACTGGCCGGGGAATTGGACGCGACGTTGGCCGACCCCACGATCGCCTACCTGTACGCCGACGCCCCAACCCCGACACCCTTCGCGCGCTGCCTTGAGGTGACCGACGCGCTGCCGTTCTCGCTCAAGCGGCTGCGCGCGCTGCTGCGCGAACGCCGGGTGGGCCGGGTGGAGATTCTCAAGCGCGGCTCGGCGCTGGAGCCGGAACAGCTCCGCCGCGATCTCAGGCTCACCGGCGACCAGCCGGCCAGCCTGGTGCTCACCCGGGTGGCCGGCGCCCCGACGGTCATCGTCGCCCGACCGTTCCAGCCGCGTGGAGTGGATGGGGGGACACCGCGGACGCTAGGTTGACGGGCGTGGCGGGACAGGGCACACCGGCAACCGCGCTGCTGGCCAGGCGGAGGATCGCGCACCGCACCCATCCGTACGACGTCTCCCCGGACGCCCCGAACTACGGAGCACTGGTGGCGGTGGCTCTCGGTGTGCCGGCGGAGCGGGTGTTCAAGTCGCTGGTGACCGAGGTGGACGGCGCGCTGGCGGTCGCCGTCGTCCCGGTGGACGGCGCGCTGGCGGTCGCCGTCGTCCCGGTGGCCGGCGAGCTGGATCTCAAGGCTCTGGCCGCCGCGTTGAGCGGAAAACGGGCCACCATGGCCGACCGGACGGTGGCCGAACGCGCCACCGGGTACGTCCGGGGCGGGATCAGCCCGCTCGGCCAGCGGAAGCGGCTGCCCACCGTGCTCGACGAGAGCGCCCTGCGCCACGACACCGTGTACGTCTCGGCAGGTCGCCGGGGCCTTCAGGTGGAGCTGTCCCCGCGGGACCTGGTCGACCTCACCGGCGCCGCAACCGCACCGATCGCCGCCGCCTGACAGTCCGCAACGCCTACGTCGCCACGCCCGCCATCGCCTGGCAACCGATATACCCGTTCTGCCCCGAACAGCCCTGCCAGCGGACGACTGCCAGCGCGCGACGGGGTGGTATCGGGCACGTTGCTGAATTGTTATCGCCCACAACAAACTCACGACCTTGGTGGCCTTGTGCCGGCGACACGGCGCGGAATACGTTGCCGGGCACAACAAAACAACACCATCCCCCACCTCGAAAGGACCCTGCACATGCGCAAGGGCTTCCTCGCCGCCGCCGTCGTGGGCCTGCTGGCCACCGGCAGCACAGCGGCCTGCGGCGACTCCTCCGGTGGCGACCAGGCCGACTCCGGCAAGACCGCCAAGATCGGCGTAATCCTTCCGGACAGCAAGTCCTCCGCCCGCTGGGAGGGCGCGGACCGCAAGTTCCTGGAGGAGGCGTTCAAGGCCGCCCGCGTCGACTACGACATCCAGAACGCCCAGGGCGACAAGTCCCAGTTCCAGACCATCGCGGACCAGATGATCACCCAGGGTGTCACCGCCCTGATGATCGTCAACCTGGACTCCGGCACCGGCAAGGCCGTGTTGGACAGGGCGAAGTCGCAGGGCGTCGCCACCATCGACTACGACCGGCTCACCCTCGGTGGCTCCGCCGAGTACTACGTCAGTTTCGACAACGAGGCCGTCGGCAAGCTCCAGGGCGAGGGCCTCAGCACGTGCCTGACCGACAAGGACGCCAAGAACCCGGTCGTGGCCTACCTGAACGGCTCCCCGACCGACAACAACGCCACCCTGTTCAAGAACGGGTACGACTCGGTGCTCAAGCCGAAGTTCGACGCCGACGAATACACCAAGGGCCCGGACCAGTCCGTGCCGGACTGGGACAACGCCCAGGCCGCCACGATCTTCGAGCAGATGCTGACCCAGACCGGCGGCAAGATCGACGGCGTGTTGGCGGCGAACGACGGCCTCGGCAACGCGGCCATCTCGGTGCTCAAGAAGAACAAGCTCAACGGCAAGGTCCCGGTGACCGGTCAGGACGCGACCCCGCAGGGCCTGCAGAACATCCTCGCCGGTGACCAGTGCATGACCGTCTACAAGGCCATCCGTGACGAGGCCCAGGCCGCCGCCGACCTGGCCATCGCGCTCGCCAAGGGCGAACGGAGAGAAACCGGCCAGACCGTCGAGGACCCGGAGAGCGGCCGGGACGTCGCGGCCGTGCTGCTCACCCCGCGGGCGGTCTACAAGGAGAACGTCAAGGACGTCATCGCCGACGGGTTCGTGACCAAGGACGAGGTCTGTGGCGGCGCGTACGCCCAGCTCTGCGCCGACGCCGGCATCAGCTGAACCCCGCCGAGGCGTGGCGCCGCCCAGCACGGGCCACCCCGTGCCAGGCGGCGCGGCGCCGCTACCGACGGGCTGAAGAGACCTCCCCCAGCGCGTAAGGAGAACCCGTGTCCGCGACCCCCCTGCTGGAACTACGCGGGATCGACAAGAGCTTCGGTCCCGTCCAGGTTCTGCGTGACGTCGCCTTCTCCGCCTACCCAGGCGAGGTGACCGCGCTGGTCGGCGACAACGGCGCCGGCAAGTCCACCCTGGTCAAGTGCATCAGCGGCATCTACCCGACCGACGCCGGGGAGTTCCTCTTCGACGGCCGCCCAGTGACCATCCACAGTCCGCGCGACGCCGCCGCACTCGGCGTCGAGGTCGTCTACCAGGACCTGGCACTCTGCGACAACCTCGACATCGTGCAGAACATGTTCCTCGGCCGGGAGAAGCGCAACGGCATCGTGCTCGATGAGCCGACCATGGAGCAGATGGCCGCCGAGACGCTCGCCGGGCTCTCCGTGCGCACCGTGAAATCGCTGCGCCAACACGTCTCCAGCCTCTCCGGCGGCCAACGCCAGACGGTGGCGATCGCCAAGTCGGTGCTCTGGAACAGCAAGGTGGTCATCCTCGACGAGCCCACCGCCGCGCTCGGCGTCGCGCAGACCGCGCAGGTGCTCGAACTGGTCCGCCGCCTCGCCGACAACGGCCTGGCCGTGGTGCTCATCTCGCACAACATGAACGACGTCTTCGCCGTCTCCGACCGGATCGCCGCGCTCTACCTCGGTCAGATGGTCGCCGGGGTGAAGACCACCGACATCACCCACGCCCAGGTCGTCGAGCTGATCACCGCCGGCCGCTCCGGCACGCTCGGCCTCGGCACCGGGCAGACCGACAACGGCGGGGAGCCAGCCACCACCCCGGGAGTCGCCCGATGACCACCACCGCCGTACGCGAGGACGGGCCCGCGGCCGTCGCCCCGGCGCCCACTCTCACCAGCCAGGTCCGCAGCTACATCAGCCGGGTACGTGGCGGGGACATCGGGGCGCTGCCGGCCGTCCTCGGCCTGGTCGTGCTCTGCACCGTCTTCGCGATCATGCGGCCGTCGTTCCTCACCGCCGCCAACTTCGCCAACCTGTTCACCCAGGGGGCGGCGGTCACGCTGATCGCCATGGGCCTGGTCTTCGTCCTGCTGTTGGGTGAGATCGACCTCTCCGCCGGCTTTGCCAGCGGAGTCTGCGCGGCGGTGCTGGCCAACGTGGCGACGGTACTCGGCTACCCGTGGTACGTCGCGGTGCTCGCCGCCGTCGGAACCGGCGTGGTGATCGGCACCGTGCTCGGGCTCTTGGTCGCCAAGATCGGCATCCCATCCTTCGTGGTCACCCTCGCCGGCTTCCTCGCCTTCCAGGGCATCGTGCTTTTGCTGATGGAGGAAGGCAGGAACATCGCGGTCCGAGACCCGGTGCTGGTGGCCATCTCGAACCGCAACCTACCGCCGGTGATCGGCTGGACGCTGACCGGACTCGCCGTCGCCGGCTACGCCACGACCCAACTGGTGCGGCACCGCACCCGCGCGGCCCGTGGCCTGGTGACCGACCCTGCCACGGTCATCCTCGCCCGGATCCTCGGCCTGGCCGCCATCCTCGGAATCGCGGTCTTCTTCCTCAATCAGGAACGCAGCTTCAACACTCTGGTCAACTCGCTGAAGGGTGTGCCGGTCGTGGTGCCGATCATCGCGGTCCTGCTGATCCTCTGGACCTTCGTTCTTCGGCGCACCAGCTACGGCCGGCACATCTACGCGGTCGGCGGCAACCGGGAGGCGGCCCGCCGGGCGGGCATCAACGTGGATCGGATCCGCATCTCGGTCTTCGTCATCTGCTCGTCGATGGCTGCGGTCGGTGGCATCGTGGCCGCCAGCCGGGCCAACTCGGTCGACCCGAACACCGGTGGCAGTAACGTACTGCTCTACGCCGTCGGTGCGGCGGTCATCGGCGGCACCAGCCTCTTCGGCGGCAAGGGCCGCGTTCTCGACGCGGTGCTCGGCGGCGCGGTCGTCGCGGTGATCGACAACGGAATGGGTCTGATGGGCTACAGCTCGGGTGTCAAGTACATCGTCACCGGCGTGGTCCTGCTCCTCGCAGCAAGCGTGGACGCGTTGTCCCGCCGCCGAGCCGCCACCAGCGGCGGCCGTTGACGCCACCGCCCGGGAAGTAGGCACACCACGATGCGCGTAGGACCCAGCCAGGACGAGATCCGCCGGCAGAACCTCGGGGCGCTGCTGCGGTACGTCCATGTGCACGGGGCCACCTCGCGCGCGGAGCTGACCACCGCGCTCGGGTTGAACCGCAGCACCATCGGCGCACTCACCAGCGACCTCGCCGCGGCCGGACTGGTGAGCGAGGGGGCGCCGAAGGAAACCGGCCGGGCCGGACGACCGTCGCTGGTCGTCCGGCCCGAGTCGGCCCGGGTGCACGCGTACGCGTACAGCATCGAGGTGGACCGGCTGCGGGTCGCGCGGATCGGTCTCGGCGGCGCGGTGCTCGACCGCCGGGAGTTG
The sequence above is a segment of the Micromonospora sp. WMMA1363 genome. Coding sequences within it:
- a CDS encoding molybdopterin-dependent oxidoreductase; translated protein: MSTTTTRRHAALAGVTAAAVAIGSAEPVAALTGPRAAPLVAVGGLVVDTVPEPLKRVGIAVFGRYDKIALLVGTALLLAGFAALLGVVSRRRLTYGLAGVAAFTALGVGAALTRAGADAADALPALAGGALGALVLWAFIAGPLELDPWPWSPPTPPAVTPPAPAVPGTTGFAAPGVPPVPPERPVPSGRPERLGVAAHGDTEETVPPDPESRRRFLAATGLLLGAAGVAGVGGRWLASRRGVSVARGAVALPSPASPAPAVPAGADLGVAQLASFVTPNADFYRIDTALVVPQVDPATWRLRIHGRVRNPITLTFDDLLARPMVERYVTLACVSNEVGGDLIGTASWLGVPLRELLDEADPEEGADQVVGRSVDGWTCGTPTAVLRDGRDALLAVGMNGEPLPVEHGFPARMVVPGLYGYVSACKWVSELELTSFADFDAYWVPRGWSAQGPVKTQSRIDTPRPRNRLTVGAVVVAGVAWAQHRGIRRVEVRVDEGPWRTAELAPTVSVDTWVQWSWRWEATVGEHKLEVRATDSTGETQTARRSSVAPDGATGWHTVRVTVV
- the groL gene encoding chaperonin GroEL (60 kDa chaperone family; promotes refolding of misfolded polypeptides especially under stressful conditions; forms two stacked rings of heptamers to form a barrel-shaped 14mer; ends can be capped by GroES; misfolded proteins enter the barrel where they are refolded when GroES binds) → MAKILSFSDDARHLLEHGVNALADAVKVTLGPRGRNVVLDKKFGAPTITNDGVTIAKEIELTNPYENLGAQLVKEVATKTNDVAGDGTTTATVLAQAMVREGLRNVAAGANPSGLKRGVDAAATKVSEALLGKAVEVADKEAIAHVATISAQDATIGELIAEAMEKVGRDGVITVEEGSTLATELDVTEGLQFDKGFISPNFVTDVEAQESVLEDPYILITTQKISAIEELLPLLEKVLQNSKPLLVIAEDVEGQALSTLVVNALRKTIKVCAVKAPGFGDRRKAMLQDIAILTGAELVAPELGYKLDQVGLEVLGSARRVVVDKENTTIVDGVGQAADVADRVAQIRKEIEASDSEWDREKLSERLAKLSGGIAVIKVGAATEVEMKERKHRIEDAIAATKAAVEEGTVPGGGAALVQILSVLDDDLGFTGDEKVGVSIVRKALVEPLRWIAQNAGHDGYVVVQKVAGKGWGHGLNAATGEYVDLAKAGVLDPVKVTRNAVANAASIAGLLLTTESLVVEKPAEPEPAAGGNGHSHGHGHQHGPGF
- a CDS encoding DUF5319 domain-containing protein; translated protein: MHDEPIDPFNGDPADPAAGLHPTGDEPLDPLTDVERQDVLEDLADLEIYQALLTPIGVRGLVIECEDCREPHYFDWDLLRGNLRHLLTSGRPRVHEPAYDPDPDRYVTWDYARGYADGVHDTLSEDADDEPGADH
- a CDS encoding WhiB family transcriptional regulator, which produces MPNVRRLPSPIVDRWDWQRLGACRGQDSAQFFHPDGERGSSRLRRESGAKAVCRVCPVRAECAAHALSVREPYGVWGGFSEFERLRLLAVGWEDLADRRQTRVDVARLEARLGRPHTSTVPNQRKIA
- a CDS encoding helix-turn-helix transcriptional regulator; the encoded protein is MRTVLVCVRTPLAAQHLTSAAARLGLSGAVRTAVSDPEVMLRLAERPADVVLADTALTRPDSAGFVRRVLARAPQAAVLLLGAEESEAAAATISAGARGLIQGTDHDLTSAVAKALLLLAAPGRASRNRITDPARDAASVGGPARSSSPGRAPADSPPAWPAGAADGTGGHPAMVPVQRGDDPADPTAGEAEEAAASGQHTASAAREGRPTVGLTERELQVLLGMAEGKSNAEIGRELFVSEDTVKTHARRLFRKLGARDRAHAVAAGFRAGLVA